From Streptomyces fungicidicus, one genomic window encodes:
- the secE gene encoding preprotein translocase subunit SecE — protein sequence MTDAVGSIDMPDAQDEAPDSKKKNRKGGKRAKKGPLKRLALFYRQIIAELRKVVWPTRNQLTSYTTAVIVFVVLMIGLITLIDYGLSHAAKYVFG from the coding sequence TGGGCTCCATCGACATGCCTGATGCCCAGGACGAAGCGCCGGACTCCAAGAAGAAGAACCGCAAGGGCGGCAAGCGGGCCAAGAAGGGCCCGCTGAAGCGCCTCGCGCTCTTCTACCGCCAGATCATCGCGGAGCTCCGCAAGGTCGTCTGGCCCACCCGCAACCAGCTGACGTCGTACACGACCGCCGTGATCGTCTTCGTCGTGCTGATGATCGGTCTGATCACCCTGATCGACTATGGCCTCAGTCACGCAGCCAAGTACGTCTTCGGCTGA
- the rplA gene encoding 50S ribosomal protein L1: protein MSKRSKSLRAADAKIDREKLYAPLEAVRLAKETSTTKFDGTVEVAFRLGVDPRKADQMVRGTVNLPHGTGKTARVLVFATGDRAEAARAAGADIVGADELIDEVSKGRLDFDAVVATPDLMGKVGRLGRVLGPRGLMPNPKTGTVTPDVTKAVNDIKGGKIEFRVDKHSNLHFIIGKTSFDDAKLVENYAAALEEILRLKPSAAKGRYIKKAAITTTMGPGIPLDSNRTRNLLVEEDPAAV from the coding sequence GTGAGCAAGCGCAGCAAGTCTCTCCGCGCTGCGGACGCCAAGATCGACCGGGAGAAGCTGTACGCCCCGCTCGAGGCCGTCCGTCTCGCCAAGGAGACGTCCACGACCAAGTTCGACGGCACCGTCGAGGTCGCCTTCCGTCTGGGTGTCGACCCGCGCAAGGCCGACCAGATGGTCCGTGGCACCGTGAACCTCCCGCACGGCACCGGTAAGACCGCCCGGGTCCTGGTCTTCGCGACCGGTGACCGTGCCGAGGCCGCGCGTGCCGCGGGCGCCGACATCGTCGGCGCCGACGAGCTGATCGACGAGGTGTCGAAGGGCCGTCTGGACTTCGACGCCGTCGTCGCCACCCCGGACCTCATGGGCAAGGTCGGCCGCCTCGGCCGCGTGCTCGGTCCCCGTGGCCTGATGCCGAACCCGAAGACCGGCACCGTGACCCCGGACGTCACCAAGGCCGTCAACGACATCAAGGGCGGCAAGATCGAGTTCCGCGTCGACAAGCACTCGAACCTGCACTTCATCATCGGCAAGACGTCGTTCGACGACGCCAAGCTGGTGGAGAACTACGCCGCGGCGCTGGAGGAGATCCTCCGTCTGAAGCCGTCGGCCGCCAAGGGCCGTTACATCAAGAAGGCCGCCATCACCACCACGATGGGTCCCGGCATCCCGCTGGACTCCAACCGCACCCGCAACCTCCTCGTCGAGGAGGACCCGGCCGCCGTCTGA
- the rplK gene encoding 50S ribosomal protein L11, producing the protein MPPKKKKVTGLIKLQIQAGAANPAPPVGPALGQHGVNIMEFCKAYNAATESQRGWVIPVEITVYEDRSFTFVTKTPPAAKMILKAAGVEKGSGEPHKTKVAKITRDQVREIATTKMPDLNANDLDAAEKIIAGTARSMGVTVEG; encoded by the coding sequence ATGCCTCCCAAGAAGAAGAAGGTCACGGGGCTCATCAAGCTCCAGATCCAGGCCGGTGCCGCGAACCCGGCTCCGCCGGTCGGCCCCGCGCTGGGTCAGCACGGCGTGAACATCATGGAGTTCTGCAAGGCCTACAACGCCGCGACCGAGTCGCAGCGCGGCTGGGTCATCCCGGTGGAGATCACGGTCTACGAGGACCGTTCCTTCACCTTCGTCACCAAGACCCCGCCGGCCGCCAAGATGATCCTCAAGGCCGCGGGTGTGGAGAAGGGCTCCGGCGAGCCGCACAAGACCAAGGTCGCGAAGATCACGCGTGACCAGGTCCGTGAGATCGCCACCACCAAGATGCCCGACCTCAACGCCAACGACCTGGACGCCGCCGAGAAGATCATCGCCGGCACCGCCCGTTCCATGGGCGTCACGGTCGAGGGCTGA
- the nusG gene encoding transcription termination/antitermination protein NusG: protein MSDPNVNDAVEPYGEGAESAEDALAAVEGADVEDTEASAEAEAADTTADESSEDETPEDEGAEADETTEAAEAAEEPEDDRDPVEKLREELRTLPGEWYVIHTYAGYENRVKTNLEQRAVSLNVEDYIFQAEVPQEEVVQIKNGDRKTIKQNKLPGYVLVRMDLTNESWGVVRNTPGVTGFVGNAYDPYPLTLDEIVKMLAPEAEEKAAREAAEAEGKPAPQRKVEVQVLDFEVGDSVTVTDGPFATLQATINEINPDSKKVKGLVEIFGRETPVELSFDQIQKN, encoded by the coding sequence GTGTCTGACCCGAACGTGAACGACGCCGTCGAGCCTTACGGCGAAGGGGCCGAGTCCGCCGAGGACGCGCTCGCCGCCGTCGAGGGCGCGGACGTCGAGGACACCGAGGCCTCCGCCGAGGCCGAGGCTGCCGACACCACCGCGGACGAGTCCTCCGAGGACGAGACCCCCGAGGACGAGGGCGCCGAGGCGGACGAGACCACCGAGGCCGCGGAAGCTGCCGAGGAGCCCGAGGACGACCGCGACCCCGTCGAGAAGCTCCGCGAGGAACTGCGGACGCTGCCCGGCGAGTGGTACGTCATCCACACCTACGCGGGCTACGAGAACCGGGTGAAGACCAACCTGGAGCAGCGCGCCGTCTCGCTGAACGTCGAGGACTACATCTTCCAGGCCGAGGTGCCGCAGGAAGAGGTCGTCCAGATCAAGAACGGCGACCGCAAGACGATCAAGCAGAACAAGCTCCCGGGCTACGTCCTGGTCCGCATGGACCTGACGAACGAGTCCTGGGGCGTCGTCCGCAACACCCCCGGTGTCACCGGCTTCGTGGGCAACGCCTACGACCCGTACCCGCTGACGCTGGACGAGATCGTCAAGATGCTCGCCCCGGAGGCCGAGGAGAAGGCCGCCCGCGAGGCGGCCGAGGCCGAGGGCAAGCCGGCCCCGCAGCGCAAGGTCGAGGTCCAGGTGCTGGACTTCGAGGTCGGCGACTCGGTCACCGTCACCGACGGCCCGTTCGCCACGCTGCAGGCGACCATCAACGAGATCAACCCCGACTCCAAGAAGGTCAAGGGCCTGGTGGAGATCTTCGGCCGGGAGACCCCGGTCGAGCTCTCCTTCGACCAGATCCAGAAGAACTAG